The segment AGTCATGATCAGTTCAATACGACCATCTATGGCTTGGATGACCGCTATCGTGGGGTGTACAATGGCAGAAGAGTGATCTTCATGCATCCAGAGGATATGGAAGCACGCGGCCTCACCGAGAAGGACATCGTGGATATCACCTCGACCTATGATGGTCAAGTGCGTAAAGCAGAGCATTTCAAGGTCATCCCCTACGAGATTCCTCGCTCATGTTGCGCGACCTATTATCCGGAGACCAATGTACTCGTACCTATTCAGTGCTATGCACATACGGCCAAGACGCCTATCAGCAAGAGCATACGGGTGCGCGTCCATCCGGTAGACTGATACACTCAGGGACCATATACCCTTCTGGATATTCCTATATTTCGTCTATGAAGAACATACTGCTCGGCATCGATTTTCACGAGAAGACACCCCACCTCATCGAAGAGGCGGTGAAATTGGTCAAGCCATTAGGAGCCAAACTATGGCTCCTGCATGTGGCCGAGCCCAATCCAGACTTTGTGGGATTCGAGGTAGGACCCCAAGTGGTACGTGACCACCGAGCTCAGGAATTGCGCACCGAGCATCGCATGTTGGACGATTATGCCAACCTGATCAAAGAACAAGGTGTCGATTCCGAAGGGCTACTGATCCCGGGTCCTACCATCGAGACCATATTGGACGAGGTGAAGCGATTGAACATCGATCTCGTCATCACCGGACATCATAGACACAGTCTATTGTCTGAGGCCCTTTTCGGGACGCATTCCTCTAAATTGATCGATGCCTCTCCTGTGCCAGTGCTGGTGATTCCCTGTATCAAGGAGGAGGATTGACATCTTCTACCCTATTCATTCATCCTTAATCCGACCGATCATGCGATCTATCATTCTTCTCTTCATGCTCTTCATCTCATACCATGGAATGGCCCAGGTGGATAGCACGGCCTGCGCCTGTTGTACTCCCGAGCATCGACTGTTCGACTTCTGGGTAGGAGATTGGACCGTCTATGATACCAGCGGAACGGTCATGGGCGAGAACCTCATCCAAGTGCTGGAAGACGGTTGTATTCTCAATGAGCGATGGGTCGGCAGTCAAGGAAGCACAGGAAGGAGCTACAATTATTATCATCGAGCAGACTCCACCTGGAATCAATTGTGGATAGACAACAGTGGGAATCCACTCATACTGAAAGGTACCGGAAGTCCCGGACAGATGATACTGCAGAGCGAACTGATTCCCGGCCAACGAATCGACCTCTACCGCAACCGCATCACCTGGACCTTGCAGGAGGACGGCACTGTGACCCAGGTATGGGATATCCTGGACAAGACCGACAACGTATTGCAGACCGTATTCTACGGCATCTATCGCAAGAAGAAGCGCTGAGAATGAGAAGCGGGCCTTTACCCCACTCTGCAGAATTCTCCCATCTTTAGCACCCAAGGTATGGCCACCGAAAAGAATATCGCCCCAGAGACTGGATGGAGGGGACTGATCCAGAACTGGCAGAGCGATCTCATCGCCTCTATCAGTGTGGCTTTGGTGGCGCTACCTCTCTGTCTAGGTATTGCTATGGCAGCAGGTATGCCTCCTACATCTGGAGTACTTACAGCCATTATCGGGGGCATCGTCACTACCTTCTACCGAGGCAGTCATGTGGGCATCAATGGACCCGGAGCCGGAATCATCGCGGTGATATTGAGCGCCTTTGCCGTGCTCGATGACGGGAGTGGACATACACTCAACTATGTGCTGGCCGCCATCGTAGTGGCCGGGGCCATCCAGACGCTCCTCGGGCTGATCAAGCTCGGACGATTTGCTGACGCTTTGCACTCTAATGTGATCCGTGGAATCCTCGCGGCCATCGGGGTGATCATTTTTGCAAAGCAGATCCATATCGCCCTGGGCACTCAACCGAC is part of the Flavobacteriales bacterium genome and harbors:
- a CDS encoding universal stress protein, whose product is MKNILLGIDFHEKTPHLIEEAVKLVKPLGAKLWLLHVAEPNPDFVGFEVGPQVVRDHRAQELRTEHRMLDDYANLIKEQGVDSEGLLIPGPTIETILDEVKRLNIDLVITGHHRHSLLSEALFGTHSSKLIDASPVPVLVIPCIKEED